One segment of Primulina tabacum isolate GXHZ01 chromosome 14, ASM2559414v2, whole genome shotgun sequence DNA contains the following:
- the LOC142525504 gene encoding uncharacterized protein LOC142525504, giving the protein MGIIRRSFFFIAGTACGIYLAQNYDVPNIKKVVNDTLFTAKKVEEKYRKPGKPGDDAV; this is encoded by the coding sequence ATGGGTATCATAAGGAGGAGCTTCTTCTTCATAGCTGGAACTGCTTGCGGAATCTACCTTGCCCAGAATTACGACGTTCCCAATATCAAGAAGGTCGTCAATGATACCCTTTTCACTGCTAAGAAAGTGGAGGAAAAGTACCGGAAGCCCGGGAAACCCGGCGATGACGCCGTTTAA